GAAGGTCTACGGGATCAAGGGGCTCTCCGCGCCGATCAAGGAGGGCCAGCGCGCGGGCAGCGCCATCTTCTCGGACGGGACTGGCTGGACGTTCACAGCGCCATTGGTGGCCGCCGAAGAAGTCGGCCACGGTTCGTTGGTGGCCCGGGCCGCGCACATGCATTGGTCGAGCTACGCCCTGGCGGGCATGCTGGGCGTGGGGGCGATGGTCGTCCGCAAGAAGGCCCGGAGGATGGCGAGCGGTGCAGGACGACGCTAAAGAAGTCCTTCACAAGCTCATCTCGGCGACTGGCGTCTGGAGCCGCCGCAAGGCTCAGGACCTGATCGTCGAGGGCCGCGTCAAGGTCGATGGCTGGCTCATCACGAACAAAGCGGAACGCGTTCCGGTGGGCGCCCAGGTGCTGGTGGACGGCAAGCCGATTGAGAAGGCGCGCATGCGCTATCTGGCGCTCAACAAACCCGCCGGGGTCACCACGACGATGTCCGATCCCCACGCCAAGAGAACCGTGGGCGACCTGGTGCGGGAGCTCGGCGTGCCCGTCAAGCCGGTGGGCAGGCTCGACGCCGACACGGAAGGGCTTCTGCTGCTTACGAATGACGGCGACCTTGCGTTCCGTCTGACCCACCCCTCTTTTGGGATCGAAAAGGAATACGAGGTCGAGGTGGTTGGCGAGGTCACTTCCGCGACGATGGACAAGCTAGAGAAAGGCATCTACCTCGAAGGAAAGCGAACCGCCCCTACCCAGATTGCGCGCGACGCCGTGCACGTCAAAGACGGCCGCACGAAGCTCCGCATCGTGCTGCATGAGGGCCGAAAGCGCCAGATTCGCCAGATGTTCCTGTTCATGGGGCACCCGGTGAAGAAGCTCCGGCGCATGAGAATCGGGGGTGTGAGGCTGCGCGGCCTGCCCAAAGGAACCTTTCGCGATCTGGATGGCGGTGAGGTGCGGAGCCTGAGGTTAGCAGTGGGTCTGGAGGAGGCACCGGTTCGCCAAAGTTCCAAGTCGAGGACGCCCACCCGAGAAAATGCCAGAACCAAGCCCCACAACGCATAATGGGCTGTGCGCCCGAAACTAGTCGTCGCGAACTGGAAGATGAACATGGCCGTTGCGGAGGCGGAAGCAGCGGTCGAGTCGTTCCTAAGGCATATCGACACGAGGACGACTGCGGACGTAGCCATCTGCCCCCCCTACCTTGCGATCGGCGTGGTAGGCGAGGTGCTCCGGGGCTCTCGCGTCGCGCTCGGCGCACAGGACGTCTTCTGGGCGGAAAAGGGCGCCTTCACCGGACGGATCAGCGCGAAGATGCTGGTGGACGTGGGCGTGAGCACCTGCATCGTGGGCCATTCCGAAACGCGCGGGAGGTTTGGCAAGCTGGAGGTGCCCGAGTCCACGATCGGCTACTTCGCCGAGACGGACGAGACGATCAACCTCAAGATCAAGGCGCTGCTCTACGCCTCGATCGCGCCGATTCTATGTGTGGGTGAGACGCTTGCCGAGCGCGAGGCGGGAAGCACCGACGCCGTGATCGCAGAACAGATCGTGGGCGCTTTGGTGGGGCTCGATCCTTCTGAGCTTGGTCCGCTTTCGATCGCCTATGAGCCCGTCTGGGCGATTGGCACGGGGCAAACGTGCGACTCGGCCGAGGCGAACCGCGTTTGCGGCGTGGTCCGGGCGGAAGTGGCAAAGCTTTGCGGCGATGATCTGGCTCAGAGCATGCGGATTCTCTATGGCGGCTCGGTGAAGTCTTCGAACGCCTATGAGCTCTTCCACCAGTCGGATATCGACGGCGGTCTTGTGGGCGGCGCAAGCCTCGATCCGGAAGAGTTCAGCCGGATTGTGATGAGCGGGTAGGGGATGCGGGCCGAACGTCCGCGGATCGGGATGCGATTCGAACGCCTGCGCTCCGTAAGGTGGCGCGGCTCTCCGCGATTCA
The genomic region above belongs to Armatimonadota bacterium and contains:
- a CDS encoding rRNA pseudouridine synthase, coding for MQDDAKEVLHKLISATGVWSRRKAQDLIVEGRVKVDGWLITNKAERVPVGAQVLVDGKPIEKARMRYLALNKPAGVTTTMSDPHAKRTVGDLVRELGVPVKPVGRLDADTEGLLLLTNDGDLAFRLTHPSFGIEKEYEVEVVGEVTSATMDKLEKGIYLEGKRTAPTQIARDAVHVKDGRTKLRIVLHEGRKRQIRQMFLFMGHPVKKLRRMRIGGVRLRGLPKGTFRDLDGGEVRSLRLAVGLEEAPVRQSSKSRTPTRENARTKPHNA
- a CDS encoding triose-phosphate isomerase, which gives rise to MRPKLVVANWKMNMAVAEAEAAVESFLRHIDTRTTADVAICPPYLAIGVVGEVLRGSRVALGAQDVFWAEKGAFTGRISAKMLVDVGVSTCIVGHSETRGRFGKLEVPESTIGYFAETDETINLKIKALLYASIAPILCVGETLAEREAGSTDAVIAEQIVGALVGLDPSELGPLSIAYEPVWAIGTGQTCDSAEANRVCGVVRAEVAKLCGDDLAQSMRILYGGSVKSSNAYELFHQSDIDGGLVGGASLDPEEFSRIVMSG